Proteins encoded together in one Planctomycetaceae bacterium window:
- a CDS encoding transposase: protein LMLWKPFILNWYKHPISTGKLEVMNRKIGMLQRQACGYRDDEYLKLRILHLHKATYALTG from the coding sequence GTTAATGTTATGGAAGCCGTTTATTTTGAACTGGTATAAACATCCGATCAGCACTGGCAAACTGGAGGTGATGAATCGCAAGATCGGGATGTTACAACGGCAAGCCTGCGGCTACCGAGATGATGAATATCTAAAGCTCCGAATCCTGCACCTGCACAAGGCCACCTACGCATTAACCGGATGA